The Chitinophaga sp. Cy-1792 genome contains the following window.
CGTCCGGTTATCTTTCAGAAAATTATGAAGGTAATAATGTGGAGCGTATCCGGATTAATAAATGGTATGTAGAAGCAATGCTGGCCAGGGTGTATCTGTATACCAAAGATTATGAAAAGGCCTGGCAACATGCGAATGCAGTGATCGGCCGTACAGACCTGTTTCAACTGGAACCGCTGAATAATGTGTTCACCATCGCCAGTAAGGAAGTTATTTTCCAGTTAAAGCAGAACAATACAATGATAACGAGAGGTAATGCCACTCCGGAAGAATTTGTCCTGTCGAACAGATATCTCACGCCCATGTTGCTGAATGCCTTTGAAACAGGCGATAACAGGAAAACAGCATGGACCCTGCCTGTGGATGGTGGGCTGCCGGGCTCCTTCGCGGCAAAGTATAAAATTAACAGGAGCAACTTTGCTTTTAATGGATACAGGTCTGAATACTATGTGGTGATGCGGCTTGCAGAGATGTACCTGGTACGTGCAGAAGCAAATATGCTACGGAATGCCGCCAATAAAAACGCGACTATTGATGACCTGAATACTATCAGACGACGTGCCGGATTGAATGATCTGCCGTATACCTTAACAGACCAGCAGACAATTGATGCCATTGCGCAGGAAAGACGCATAGAGCTTTTTGCTGAATGGGGGCACCGCTGGATGGACCTGAAAAGAACGAACAAGGCTACAGATATTCTTGGTGCGATATCTTATAAACAGCCATGGAGCGCACATGAACTGCTTTATCCTATTCCTCCGGAGGAAATACGCTATGCCAACAATCTCTCCCAGAATGAAGGTTATTAGGTAAACATGATCACTATTAAACTGAGTAAGATGTTTAAATCCAGCTATAATAAAATTTTGAAGACAACTGTTTTCGCCGGAATGATGCTGATATTAGCAACTTCCTGTAAGAAAGAACAACGGCCGGAAATCTATCCCGCATCTTTGACGATTGTCAATGGGATCAATGATACGCTGTCGGTTTTATCTGCCTACTTTGGCAAAACGCAACCCGCCTTATACGGGAAACTGGCTTTTATCAATAACTGCAGCTCTTTCGATTATGCAACTGATAAAATGGACCAGCCGGTTACGCTATATAGAAATTACGATACACTCAATGCACCTTTTGTGAAAACCAGCCTCCAACTGGAGGCTGGCGGCATCTTTACACACTTTGTTTATGGTAGTCCCGGCAAGGTGAAACAGAAAACGGTAAAAGAGCAATTGCCACATCATAGTGTAAACGATAGTGTGGCTTATCTGCGGGTTATCAATCTTTTTGAAAACAGATCAGTAGATGTTGTTCAGCTGGAGCCTGTAGCGGAAACCATGGTCTCCGATCTCGCTTATGAGGCACTGTCGGATTTTAAAAAGGTTCCTGTGAATGTATCTGTAAAGAAATTCCGTTTTGAGGTAAGAGATCACGCAACAGGCACGGTGCTGGCCACTATGACAGAAACCAACAGCCCTCCGGGATCTACTGTGCAGAATACCATGTGGCTGTTCAGACCGCGGACAATGATCGTAACAGGAACCTGGACGGCTGAAGGCAATTTTGTCGCCAAGGCAAAAAGTATCGGTCATTTCTAAACCCAATTTTTAATTCTAAGCAACTTTATATGCAACCTATATTAAAGGTGGAAAACCTATCGCATAAGTATGCCAGTACATGGGCCATACGCGAGATAAATTTTGAGATCAATGATACCGGTGTGGTAGGACTGCTGGGCTCTAACGGTGCCGGCAAATCCACTACCATGAATATTATCTGTGGCACCTTGCTGCAAACGGATGGCAATGTATCTATCAATGGATTAAACTTCAAGGACGATCCTGTCGAATATAAAAAGCAGATTGGCTTTTTGCCGCAGCAGGCACCGCTGTACCTCGACTTCACTGTTCAGGAGTACCTGGAGTATGCCGCGCAGCTCAGGCTGATGGACAGACGTTTGATCAAAGGGGCTGTGGATGAGGTGCTGGAGAAAACTACCATTACACAGATGAGATCACGCCTGATTAAAAACCTCTCTGGTGGCTATCGTCAGCGGGTAGGCATCGCGCAATCTATCATTAATAAGCCCAAAATGGTGATCCTCGATGAACCTACCAATGGCCTGGACCCTAACCAGATCATCGAAGCCCGGAAGCTGATCCGTGAAATAGCACAGGACCGCGCGGTATTGTTGTCGTCGCATGTGTTATCGGAAATTAACCTGCTCGCAAAGGAAATCATCATGATCGAAGCCGGTCAGGTAGTATTCTCCGACAGCCTGGATGCTTTCAATAATATCCTGCAACCCAATACCATGGTGGCCAGAATGTTGCATATGCCTGCACCCGAAGAATTGCTGGCGCTGGAAGATGTACAGAAAGTAGAGATGCTGCCCGATAACCGTTGCAGGATCTATTTTCTTCCCAACGAAGACCTGGCGGAAAGAATAGTGAAAAAAAGTACAGAGAAAAACTGGCGCCTCACGGCTATTCACACAGAGTCTTCCGGTATGGACGATGTGTTTAAACAATTATCATCAAATTCTTCTTCAATCCTACACTAATGAGAGCAGTTTTTAATATAGCGCGGGCGGAATTACGGTATTTTTTCTTTTCTCCGATTGCATGGTTTGTATTGATATTATTCCTGATGTCCAGCGCGGGCATCATTATGGGAAACCTGACGGATATGGCAGTACAGCAGGATGCCTTCCTGGAACTGCAGGGAAATGCTTTCCCGGGATTTCTCAATTTGCCGCTGACAAAAATAGTGATCGGGAAGGGGATCGACACGGTAATGATGATCTTCTTTCTGTTCATTCCACTGCTGACAATGGGCGTGATCAACAGGGAATATGCCGGTGGTACCATTAAACTGTTGCATTCATCACCTTTGAAAACACGTCAGATCATCCTGGGCAAGTTCCTGGGCGTATACAGCTTCGTATGCATTATGATCCTGATATTCATGGTAGAATTAACCATCCTGACTTTTTCCATTAAGGATGTAGAGTTGCTGCATATACTTTCTATGTTACTGGGTTTCTTCCTGCTGGCGGCTATGTACGTGGCAATAGGTATGTATATCTCCAGTTTAACAACTTATCCGATTGTGGCTGGCATTGGTACTTTTGTAGTATTGGTAGGGCTCTCGGCATTGGGCCTGGTATTCCAGGGTACAGACTATTTAAGGGATATAACTTATTTCCTTTCCAGTTCCGGAAGAGCAGAAAATTTGTTAGCTGGTCTGATTACCACCAAAGACCTCCTCTACTTCGTCAGTATTATTGCCCTGTTTATCATTTTCACCATCATTAAGACCAAATCTGTTACAGAGTCGAAGTCGTGGCGTGTATCAGCTGGCAGGTACCTGTCGGTATTCGTGATAACGGTAGTGATCCTCGTCGTTTCTTCCCGTCATGGACTGATTGGCTATTGGGATGTAACCAGAGGTAAAACCAATACACTGCATGAAAATACACAGGGTGTATTGAAAAAACTGGATGGGTCGCCGGTTAAAGTAACGCTTTATACCAACCTGTTAGGTTATAACCTGAAAGATGGGTTGCCAAATGCGCGTAACAGCTATTTGTGGAACTTCTGGGCGAAGTACCGCCGCTTCTACAATAATATGGAGTTTGAATATGTGTATTACTATGATGTTAACAAGGGAGATAGTTCTATATATCAAATGTTCCCTGGTAAGTCGCTGGTAGAAATAGCAGAGAAGTACGCAGAAATGAACAAAACAGATCTCTCTTTATACAAAACACCGGCGGAAATAAAGCAAATCGTGGATTTGGATGAAGAGGCCAAAGGTTTGCTCATGCAGGTGGAGTATAAAGGGAAAAAGGAGTGGCTGAGAACCTACCAGGACCCGGAGATTTTTCCAAGTGAAAAGAATGTTTCCGGTACACTGTTGCGTTTAATGCATGATACTACTCCTATTTTTAAATTTTTGTCGGGCCACTTTGAGCGTTCGCCACTGAAGTCTGGTGAGCGGGAATATGGCAATCATACTGTCAATAAATCAAACCGGAAAGCACTGATCAACCTGGGCCTGAATTTCGATACTATTACAGCCGTAGGTGCCGGCGCATTCCGTTCTGAAGACGTGCTGGTCATCTCTGATCCTAAATCTATACTGGATAAAACTATCATTGACAGCGTAAAACAGTATATCGACCGCGGTGGAAATGCTATGTTCTATACAGAACCCGGCAAACAATTTATCATGAACGCTATCCTGAACCATGTAGGCGTGAATGCAGAGGAAGGTACTATCGTGAGACCTAACCCGCATGACTTGCCAACTAAATTTGGTGGATTGATTTCCAGGAAAGGGATAGATATGGCAGATGAGGAGAAATTTTTCTATTTCAAAAATGGTATTGTAAATGCCTGCTATACCGCTATTACCGGGGCAAGTGCCCTGACGTATTCAGATACCAGCGGATTTAAGGTAGAACAGATTACCACCATA
Protein-coding sequences here:
- a CDS encoding RagB/SusD family nutrient uptake outer membrane protein; this encodes MKRTAFNIIGSGILLSGLLLAGCNKMLDIKDPINSITTNQVFQSDEQASIALNGLYSYLINGGVNESNSEDMLGADLYSAGGITVAAAHSADELYHPALGGDYLYYVETTNKITLQNLGYSTKIWRSAFKGVFNANALIQGTRAATSKQYTPEYRKRVLGEALAVRAMSFFYLVNIFEKIPLALSIDHNDTQGLPSATPAAVYQQIINDLEEASGYLSENYEGNNVERIRINKWYVEAMLARVYLYTKDYEKAWQHANAVIGRTDLFQLEPLNNVFTIASKEVIFQLKQNNTMITRGNATPEEFVLSNRYLTPMLLNAFETGDNRKTAWTLPVDGGLPGSFAAKYKINRSNFAFNGYRSEYYVVMRLAEMYLVRAEANMLRNAANKNATIDDLNTIRRRAGLNDLPYTLTDQQTIDAIAQERRIELFAEWGHRWMDLKRTNKATDILGAISYKQPWSAHELLYPIPPEEIRYANNLSQNEGY
- a CDS encoding ABC transporter ATP-binding protein produces the protein MQPILKVENLSHKYASTWAIREINFEINDTGVVGLLGSNGAGKSTTMNIICGTLLQTDGNVSINGLNFKDDPVEYKKQIGFLPQQAPLYLDFTVQEYLEYAAQLRLMDRRLIKGAVDEVLEKTTITQMRSRLIKNLSGGYRQRVGIAQSIINKPKMVILDEPTNGLDPNQIIEARKLIREIAQDRAVLLSSHVLSEINLLAKEIIMIEAGQVVFSDSLDAFNNILQPNTMVARMLHMPAPEELLALEDVQKVEMLPDNRCRIYFLPNEDLAERIVKKSTEKNWRLTAIHTESSGMDDVFKQLSSNSSSILH
- a CDS encoding Gldg family protein, yielding MRAVFNIARAELRYFFFSPIAWFVLILFLMSSAGIIMGNLTDMAVQQDAFLELQGNAFPGFLNLPLTKIVIGKGIDTVMMIFFLFIPLLTMGVINREYAGGTIKLLHSSPLKTRQIILGKFLGVYSFVCIMILIFMVELTILTFSIKDVELLHILSMLLGFFLLAAMYVAIGMYISSLTTYPIVAGIGTFVVLVGLSALGLVFQGTDYLRDITYFLSSSGRAENLLAGLITTKDLLYFVSIIALFIIFTIIKTKSVTESKSWRVSAGRYLSVFVITVVILVVSSRHGLIGYWDVTRGKTNTLHENTQGVLKKLDGSPVKVTLYTNLLGYNLKDGLPNARNSYLWNFWAKYRRFYNNMEFEYVYYYDVNKGDSSIYQMFPGKSLVEIAEKYAEMNKTDLSLYKTPAEIKQIVDLDEEAKGLLMQVEYKGKKEWLRTYQDPEIFPSEKNVSGTLLRLMHDTTPIFKFLSGHFERSPLKSGEREYGNHTVNKSNRKALINLGLNFDTITAVGAGAFRSEDVLVISDPKSILDKTIIDSVKQYIDRGGNAMFYTEPGKQFIMNAILNHVGVNAEEGTIVRPNPHDLPTKFGGLISRKGIDMADEEKFFYFKNGIVNACYTAITGASALTYSDTSGFKVEQITTIKNEPGTWVEKGLLVVDSAAPVFNAAEGDYRTEAPYAVGLELTRKIGNKMQKIIISSDADMMSVIRGDGQDYGNAFYSYAVDNEYPVYHNFALPKDIWLTIRKAPAKTMKMTLQYIVPAFILAAGIVILIRRKRK